The bacterium nucleotide sequence GTACGGCGAGCTGCGGCGCTTCGACCTCGCGGCGCACGTGGATCTCGACTGGCGGACGCTCCGCGCACTGCTCGCCGAGATCGACCGCCGCGACGGCCTGCCTGCCGGCCTCGCCGAACGGCGCGAGCGTCTGCGCCGCTTCCTGGGGCGGGCCGAAGCGAGCCTCGACCTGCTGCTCGAGAGCCTGGGCCGCCGCTGCCAGGGCATCCTCGCCGAGTTGGCGGCCGCGCCCGGCTTCGCCGCGCTGCCGGCCGGCGAGCGGCGCCGGCGTTTCCGCGAGCGGGCAGGCGACGGCCGCGAGGGGCGCCTGCTCACCCTGGCCTACAAGGGCCGCCTGGGGCGCGCGGCCCTGCGCAAGGCCTACGCCAGTCCCCGCGCGCTCCTGGTCGCCTGCGAGCGCCTGGGGCTGCTGCTCCGCGATCACGCCCGCCCCGACTAGGCAAGCGCCTTGCGGCGACGCCCGGAGCGAGTATCATAGCGCCTGTCCGCCGATGACCCGGAAACCCACCGGGGTATCCCGCCCATTGCCGACACAGCAGGAGCCACGCATGAGCCCCTTCTCGCAGCTCACTCCGCCGACCGCCGGTGACGCGATCAGCCTCAATCCCGACGACAGCCTGCACGTGCCGCCGCGGCCGATCATCCCCTTCATCGAGGGCGACGGCACGGGGCCCGACATCTGGCGCGCGAGCCGGCGCGTCTTCGATGCGGCAGTGGCCAAGGCCTATGGCGGCAAGCGAAGCGTCGAGTGGTTCGAGGTCTACGCGGGCGAGAAGAGCCACGCGCGCTTCGGGGAGTGGCTGCCCGAGGACACCCTGCGCGCGGTGCGCCAGTACCGCGTCGCGATCAAGGGTCCCTTGACGACGCCCGTGGGCGGCGGCATCCGCAGCCTCAACGTGGCGCTGCGCCAGCAGCTCGACCTCTACGTCTGCCTGCGGCCGGTCAAGTGGTACCCCGGCGTCCCGAGCCCCGTGAAAAGGCCGGGCGACGTCGACATGGTGATCTTCCGCGAGAACAGCGAGGACATCTACGCGGGCATCGAGTGGGAGGCGGGCAGCCATGAGGCCCGCACGCTGATCGGCTTCCTGCAGAAGGAACTCGGCGTGCGCAAGATCCGCTTCCCCGAGACGAGCGGCATCGGCATCAAGCCGGTGAGCAAGGACGGCACGGAGCGCCTCGTGACGGCGGCCATCGAGTACGCGTTGAAGCGCGGACGCAAGAGCGTGACGCTCGTCCACAAGGGCAACATCATGAAGTACACCGAGGGGGCCTTCAAGAACTGGGGCTACGCGCTCGCGCGGCGCAACTACGGCCAGCGCTGCTTCACCTGGGCCGAGTACGACGAGATCGCCGCCAAGGAGGGCGCCGAGGCGGCCGATCGCGCACAGAAGGCGGCCGAGGCGGCGGGCAAGCTCATCATCAAAGACGCCATCGCCGACGCCTTCCTGCAGCAGATCCTGACGCGGGCTCGCGAGTTCGACGTGATCGCCACCTTG carries:
- a CDS encoding NADP-dependent isocitrate dehydrogenase, encoding MSPFSQLTPPTAGDAISLNPDDSLHVPPRPIIPFIEGDGTGPDIWRASRRVFDAAVAKAYGGKRSVEWFEVYAGEKSHARFGEWLPEDTLRAVRQYRVAIKGPLTTPVGGGIRSLNVALRQQLDLYVCLRPVKWYPGVPSPVKRPGDVDMVIFRENSEDIYAGIEWEAGSHEARTLIGFLQKELGVRKIRFPETSGIGIKPVSKDGTERLVTAAIEYALKRGRKSVTLVHKGNIMKYTEGAFKNWGYALARRNYGQRCFTWAEYDEIAAKEGAEAADRAQKAAEAAGKLIIKDAIADAFLQQILTRAREFDVIATLNLDGDYVSDALAAQVGGIGIAPGANINYRTGHAVFEATHGTAPKYANQDKVNPGSVILSGMLMFEYRSWPEAAALIEKGLAGAIAAKTVTYDFERLMEGATLLRCSEFGDAVIRHMD